The following nucleotide sequence is from Cellvibrio sp. PSBB006.
TAGTCGCCATTGGGGCTTATGTGATGAGTGGTGACAGTAACCTGTGCGTTTTCTGCTTCAGGTAGGGGTATGGCAAGCTTGTCACCGGGAAGCGGGTAGGGGGCGTCCATATTCAATGAAACGGGTTCATAAATCACAACACCTTCCGGTAAAGGAAACACCGGCAGTGCATCTGTGTCATTAATTTGCCAAAGTGGTTTGTAGCTTGTTTTTTCTGCTGAGGAATTTATAGCATCTTGCTTAATTGCTAGTGGGGTATTTTTTTTATCGGTACTTACCGATTTTAATGTGTTGTACGATTTTTCTGCCAAAATTTTCTGTTCAGCGGGCATGTGTTGTGTTGTCGTTTTTTTCTCATAGGCCAAATAAAAATAGACAATGCCGATCACGATTATAAAAAAGATAATAAGCGATTTTTTATTACTTTTCATGGTGACCAACAGGTTTAATGTATTTGTGATAGCTGCATATTCTTCAATGTTTTTACAAACATCAAAGGCAGCACCATGCTGCCTTTGATGTTTGTTGGCTACGCTAAAGTGGAGGCGGTGCTACACACATCGCATACACATTCAGATTAGACAATGCACCTAGTACGGCAGCTTTTTCAATTTCTGCTTCATCGAAGTCCGCCGTCGTTTCCATGATCACCATTTGCCGTGTGGCATCTCCTGTCAGGTTAAGCAGTTGCAAGCCGAGTAACCCGCCGCTGGCACTGCTCTCCTGTGCGACACCGTCCAGATAGGTGGTGATCTCCAGGCTGTTCAGCAAGCTCAGGTCCAACACACCGACTGGCAGTGACACGAGGAAGCCGACGCGCTGATTGCCGGTATAAGTCATTGCGGTATCTTCCACGCTTGCCCACACGGATGCCGCCACCGCGACCGGTGTTGACATAACCGCAGCATCATCCAGCGTATTAACCAGGTTCGCCGGATTAAGCACGCCGCAACCGATACACAATACACCACGTAAACCGGTGTCGACACTCGTACTTGCGCCCAATACCGGTTCGAACAATAAACCCGGACCACAGGCGACATTTTCTACCGGGTCGCAGGCGTCTCCGATGCCATCGCCATCAATATCCGCTTGTGAAGGGTTGTTGTTGATAGGGCAATTGTCGAGTGCATTGGTGACGCCGTCACCATCCAGATCATCATCGCAAACATCGCCGATGTTATCGCCATCCGCATCAAGTTGATCCGCGTTGGCAACCAATGGGCAGTTGTCCAGGTCATTGGTAATCCCGTCGCCGTCACTGTCGGTGTCGCACGCATCGCCGATATCGTCGCCATCACCGTCTTCCTGGCCGGGGTTGGCCACCAGAGGACAATTATCGCTATCGTTCAATACGCCGTCGTTGTCCGTGTCAGTATCGCAGCTGTCGCCGATGGCGTCGCCGTCGGTATCCGTTTGCAGGGGGTTGGCAACGAGCGGGCAATTATCCAGCGCGTCATCAATGCCATCATCGTCGCTGTCGGTAAGGGGATCGCACAGATCGCCGATACCATCAGCGTCGGTATCCGTTTGATCGGCGTTGGCTGTCGTCGGACAGTTATCGCTGGCGTTTACCACGCCGTCACCATCCAGATCGTTATCGCAAGCGTCGCCGATGCCATCGCTATCGGCGTCGGCCTGATCAGTGTTGGCAATTAACGGGCAATTATCTGATGCGTCATCAATGCCATCGTCATCGCTATCGGTGTTGGCATCACAAGCATCGCCGAGACCATCATTGTCCGTATCCAATTGATCGGCATTGGCGGCGAGCGGGCAATTGTCCAGCGTATTGATAATGCCGTCGCCATCAAGATCTGTATCGCACAGGTCACCGATACCGTCGTCATCCGTGTCGGTTTGGTCAGCGTTGGTAAGCAACGGACAGTTGTCGGTGTCGTTGGCTACACCGTCGCCATCCAGGTCGGTATCGCAGGCATTGCCTTGTCCGTCACCATCCAGATCGGCCTGGTCAGTGTTGGCAACCAGAGGGCAATTGTCGACAGGGTTGAGTACACCGTCGCCGTCAATGTCTGTGTCACAGGCATCGCCTACGCCGTTGTTGTCGAGGTCGGCCTGGTCGTCATTGGCGATTAACGGGCAGTTATCGCTGGCATCATCAATACCGTCGTTATCGCTGTCGGTATTGTCATCGCATAGGTCGCCCGTACCGTCGCCATCGGTGTCGGTTTGATCCGGGTTGGCGGTGTTCGGACAATTGTCGGCAGTGTTGTCGATACCATCACCGTCGCGATCGGTATCGCAGACATCACCGATACCATCTCCGTCGCTATCCATTTGATTCAGATTGGCAATCGAGGGGCAGTTGTCGGTGGTATTGCTGATGCCATCACCATCGCGATCATCATCACAGGCATCACCGAGGGTGTCATTATCGGTATCCAGTTGGTCGGGGTTGGCTACCAGGGGGCAGTTGTCGAGTGTATTGGTAATACCATCGCCGTCAGTATCGTTGTCACACACATCGCCCACGCCATCGTTGTTTAGGTCTGCCTGATCAGCATTGGGTGTGTTGGGGCAGTTATCCGTGTCGTTGGTCACGCCGTCGTTATCGTGGTCATCATCACAGGGGTTACCAATACCATCGTTGTCAGTGTCTTCCTGTGCGCTGTTGCTGATGAGGGGACAATTATCCTCGCCGTCATCAATGCCGTCGCCATCGGTGTCGGTATTGGTGTCGCACACATCACCGATGTCATCGCTGTCGGTGTCGAGTTGATCCGCATTGGCGTTAGTCGGGCAGTTGTCAGAGGCATTGGGAATTCCATCGCCGTCGCTATCACTGTCGCACACATCGCCGATGCCGTCATCGTCCTGATCGGCTTGATCCGCGTTGGCTACCAGCGGGCAATTATCTTCATCGTTGGGGATGTTGTCGTTGTCCAGATCCGTGTCACAAGCATCGCCAATACCGTCATTGTCGGTATCGACTTGCGCCGGGTTGCCGGTGGTGGGGCAGTTGTCGAGAAGGTTCACGACATTATCACCGTCAGTATCGTTATCGCACGCATTGCCGATACCATCTGCATCGTCATCGGCTTGATCGGTATTGGCGATCAATGGACAGTTGTCGGTTATATCGGAGATACCATCACCATCCTGGTCAGGTAATTCGCCAGGATCAATGGGTGGCAATGACGATGACGCAGAAGATGAACTGGATGTTGGGACAGACGAGGCTGAGCCGCCTGAACCATTGCCGTTTTGGGGAAATCCATCATCACCACCGCAGGCTGTTAAACCCAGGATGGCAATCAGCAGTAAATATATCGAAAAATTTTTCATGATAATTACCTGGCTCGAATTGGATAAGCGTTATCAGGGTTGTGTTTGTGTGCCGGTGATAATGAATTCCACACGTCGGTTTCTGGCCCTGCCTTCATCGGTGTCATTGTCGGCAACTGGCTGATCTTCACCCATGCCGAAGACTTTTATTCGATCCAGAGTGACCCCTTTCGCGCGGAGATATTTAGCAACCACATTGGCGCGTGTTTCCGAAAGGCGTTGATTGTATTCAGCAGAGCCACGCGCATCGGTGTGACCGATGACGCTGACTTGCAAATACGTTTTTTCCAATAGCATATCGACCACTTGATCGATCGCCGCGGTATTGCGGATTTCAGCTTTATCAAATTCAAATAATGGCCCGCCCATTTCTTCATCGATAACAATGCGCAAAGGTTCCGGTTCAGGTTGCGGCTCAACAATGGGTTCCGGCTCCGGTGCTACTGCAACAACCGGTGGAGGTGGCTCGCTGGGTTTAGCCGGTGGGTTGAGCGGCGAGAAATGCCATACCAGTGCTAACCCCAAAAAGTGTGGGTTGGCGTGGCCCATGGTGTCATTGCCGATTTGATCGATGTATTGATATTCGAACCGGCCGATCAAATGCGCCGACAGAGGTACTTGAATGCCAGCACCAAGCAATGGACGAAAACCATCGTCTTTTATGGAAATATTATTGCCGGAGACTTCTGCATCCCAATAAGCGGCACCGAGTTTTCCGTAAATATCCCACTGCTTCCATAACGGGTGGGTGTATTTCAGGGAAAGGTCGGCGGAGCGTAAATCGCCGTCGAGTGCACCGTCGGGATAACGCGCTTTTGAATCACCGATATCATTGAGCGAAAACTCCAATCCCCAGCGCGGATTGAAGTCATAACCCCCAAAGATCCCATAACCGACATCATCCTTGTCGCAGTCCATATTGGTTTCCAGGCAGGATTCCTGGTTATAGGAATAACCTGCACGGGCGCCCAGATAGGCGCCTTCTTCTCGCACATCAGCCAATACCCACTGACACGTTGCCATCAGGGAAAAAGCTGAAAACCGGGTTAGAAAATTAAAGGTATTCATAAACAGCCCTCGTAAAGGTGAGCATCACCCTGACAAAAGAATGTTGTAATGGACAAGCGACAACGGCTATCACCTGCGCTAAAACAGGTAATCAAATGTTGGCTTGGAATGTATGGGGATTGAAGATGACTTCCGTCAATCTGGTGGGGAATTCAGAGCGTGGTTAAGTAGGTAGAGGTGAAACACAAAAAGGCATAGGTTGATCACAGTCAGCTCCTTCACAGTCCAGCTTGCTCACATCGCATCTTTCAAAAATTTAACAAGATGCTCTTCCAGAAATCCAATAAGACATACTGCTACAACATTGATGCTAGTGAATAATGAAAAGATAGCAATGGCTGTTCAAGATCTAGTTTTTATAAAAATATTTTTTTCACAACGAAAAATTTTAATTATTCATAATAAAAAAATCTGTAATGCGCTGTAATTTATTTCAAAAATACAATCGCGCATGATTAACGTTTTTTTAAAATTTTTTAATTTTTATTTCTTAACTGAATCATTGTTGAAAGTGCCGACAGAATGCACAGCATGAGGATATTAACTGCACCGCCGCCGCCCCCATTGCTGCTGTTGGTGGCGGACTCTGTTGCTGGTGGATTATTAATGTTCGCATTGTTGCTGTTTTCAGTGGAATTGCTGAGCGAGCTCGCACTTGATGAACTTGACGACGAAGGCGGAACATTGTCGGCAGCAATATAAAAGTCGGCAATTTGCGGAGTTGTGACAGACAACGCATAACGTGCATCAGCGCCGTCATGTATGTCATCACGCGACACACCACAGGGAAGGCCTTTGCACAATAAATCCGGGCTGGAAAATTTGTAGGCTTTTCCATCCCAGTAATCCGCATTAAAGGTGCTTTGGTAGGCCATGATAGTGGCAAATTTATTCATTTCTCCGTGGCCTAATGCGAAATCAAATGTGCCACCTTTGCCGTCTTGCAAGCGTGAGTGTCTGAGCCCCATATTGTGACCCAGTTCATGTGCGGTAGAAAAATCACCGCAGCTGTTGATCGGAATATGTGAGTACATATAGTGCTTCTCATGCTCGGCAGAAAAATGTCCCTGACTGTCAGCGCCGCCCACCCATGCCTGGCCACAACTGCCATGCACATCTTTAAACGGGCGATAGAAAATCACCATGTCGGCTTTTGTTGCTTCTCGTGTAGCCTGTACATCTTTCAGGGCCGCGTCGCGTGCAAAGGTAATGTCCTGTAATGCGGTTGCTGCGTCATTGTCATCGGTGTAATTCACCTGCATGAGTCCCGCCAGGTGAAGCTCCACATCAAGTTGGCTATCGCGGTATATCTGATTGGTAAATTGAATGAGGTGGTTGATGCGCGTCTCGGTATCTTCACCATAGATGTCATAAACCCCTTGGGTATAAACCACGAGGACATCAATGGTGTTGTTTGCTGCAAAGCAGGGTGAGGTCAGGGCGAAGAAAAAAACACAGGCAAGCGTTTTCAATTTTTTTAGAAAATTGAGCATGGAGGAGTTCTCTTTTGTTGGCCTCCTCCGTGAAATAATCAAAATATCGATAAATGCTGTACAACAGGCACAGCGATAGCGCAAGAATTAAAAAATTCTTGTGTAACCCTTGGGTGTCAGGAACTCTTAGCAGCAAGTGCCTTTTGTGCGAGTGCCGGTTAAGGCATCCTTTTCAGACTGGCATCGGTGATGCCATAGGTGGTGCCGGATGAGGCTATTCAGGTAACGAATAATGCCGGCAGTGGCTCTGTTGGTTATCCTTGAGAGTTGTGGGTATATTAGTTGAATATTGCGCCACAGGCAATCCGCTTCACTTGGATCTTCCCGTTGTTTTTATAAAATTTTGCGGGCCTATATCAGGAAACTATGAAGAATTGTTTGTTTGGGGTCATAACATCAGGGGTTGGTAATAAATGAGGCGTTATTCCGGTTTTTGGGGAATATCGGGCTGCTGTAAGGCTTATGCTTTTTCTGCAAAATTGTTGTTTAGAATGTTAATTGGGTTATAGCGAGTGTGTTGTCGGATTACGCTGACGCTAATCCGACCTACGGGTTTTATTAAATTTACTGTGCGGGTTCGGTGACGAAGCCGAGTTTTAAAATACCGGATTTTTGCACGGCGGCCATGGCTTTGATGACGTGTTCATAATCCACTTGTCGATCGCCACGAATATGAATTTCCGGTTGTGGTTCTTGTTTCGCCGCGACGCTCAAACGCTGTTCCAGTTCTTCCAGGGTGACCTGGGTTTCGTTCCAGTAAAATAATCCATCGGCGGTCACTGCGAGGTTGACCG
It contains:
- a CDS encoding biopolymer transporter ExbD; the encoded protein is MAFGGGLDDNEEVMSEINMTPLVDVMLVLLIIFIITVPVLTHSVKVDLPRADNTVNNVKPETVNLAVTADGLFYWNETQVTLEELEQRLSVAAKQEPQPEIHIRGDRQVDYEHVIKAMAAVQKSGILKLGFVTEPAQ
- a CDS encoding OmpA family protein, with the protein product MNTFNFLTRFSAFSLMATCQWVLADVREEGAYLGARAGYSYNQESCLETNMDCDKDDVGYGIFGGYDFNPRWGLEFSLNDIGDSKARYPDGALDGDLRSADLSLKYTHPLWKQWDIYGKLGAAYWDAEVSGNNISIKDDGFRPLLGAGIQVPLSAHLIGRFEYQYIDQIGNDTMGHANPHFLGLALVWHFSPLNPPAKPSEPPPPVVAVAPEPEPIVEPQPEPEPLRIVIDEEMGGPLFEFDKAEIRNTAAIDQVVDMLLEKTYLQVSVIGHTDARGSAEYNQRLSETRANVVAKYLRAKGVTLDRIKVFGMGEDQPVADNDTDEGRARNRRVEFIITGTQTQP
- a CDS encoding thrombospondin type 3 repeat-containing protein, with product MKNFSIYLLLIAILGLTACGGDDGFPQNGNGSGGSASSVPTSSSSSASSSLPPIDPGELPDQDGDGISDITDNCPLIANTDQADDDADGIGNACDNDTDGDNVVNLLDNCPTTGNPAQVDTDNDGIGDACDTDLDNDNIPNDEDNCPLVANADQADQDDDGIGDVCDSDSDGDGIPNASDNCPTNANADQLDTDSDDIGDVCDTNTDTDGDGIDDGEDNCPLISNSAQEDTDNDGIGNPCDDDHDNDGVTNDTDNCPNTPNADQADLNNDGVGDVCDNDTDGDGITNTLDNCPLVANPDQLDTDNDTLGDACDDDRDGDGISNTTDNCPSIANLNQMDSDGDGIGDVCDTDRDGDGIDNTADNCPNTANPDQTDTDGDGTGDLCDDNTDSDNDGIDDASDNCPLIANDDQADLDNNGVGDACDTDIDGDGVLNPVDNCPLVANTDQADLDGDGQGNACDTDLDGDGVANDTDNCPLLTNADQTDTDDDGIGDLCDTDLDGDGIINTLDNCPLAANADQLDTDNDGLGDACDANTDSDDDGIDDASDNCPLIANTDQADADSDGIGDACDNDLDGDGVVNASDNCPTTANADQTDTDADGIGDLCDPLTDSDDDGIDDALDNCPLVANPLQTDTDGDAIGDSCDTDTDNDGVLNDSDNCPLVANPGQEDGDGDDIGDACDTDSDGDGITNDLDNCPLVANADQLDADGDNIGDVCDDDLDGDGVTNALDNCPINNNPSQADIDGDGIGDACDPVENVACGPGLLFEPVLGASTSVDTGLRGVLCIGCGVLNPANLVNTLDDAAVMSTPVAVAASVWASVEDTAMTYTGNQRVGFLVSLPVGVLDLSLLNSLEITTYLDGVAQESSASGGLLGLQLLNLTGDATRQMVIMETTADFDEAEIEKAAVLGALSNLNVYAMCVAPPPL
- a CDS encoding zinc-dependent metalloprotease: MLNFLKKLKTLACVFFFALTSPCFAANNTIDVLVVYTQGVYDIYGEDTETRINHLIQFTNQIYRDSQLDVELHLAGLMQVNYTDDNDAATALQDITFARDAALKDVQATREATKADMVIFYRPFKDVHGSCGQAWVGGADSQGHFSAEHEKHYMYSHIPINSCGDFSTAHELGHNMGLRHSRLQDGKGGTFDFALGHGEMNKFATIMAYQSTFNADYWDGKAYKFSSPDLLCKGLPCGVSRDDIHDGADARYALSVTTPQIADFYIAADNVPPSSSSSSSASSLSNSTENSNNANINNPPATESATNSSNGGGGGAVNILMLCILSALSTMIQLRNKN